Within Myceligenerans xiligouense, the genomic segment ACACGGCGATCGCGCTCCCCTACCGAACATCTGGTCGGTTGTGCAATACTGCTCGAACGGTTACGGGGCACCTCGGCAACCCTGATTCCAACCCACGCATCTCCGATGCCTCGTCGCGGTGGGTGGTTCACGTCCGTCAAGACCTGAGAAATGGAGACGACCTTATGTCCTCTAGCACAATAGTGACCCCAAGCCGGGAGCCGATCACGTCGGGTGTGCAATACCACCGAGTGCTCGCAGGGGAGAAACGGCGAATCGGCCGTGGAGTGCTCGCCATCGTTCTGCTCGTGGGTGGCCTGTTCACTGCGATCCAGCTGGCCTACCTCCTGGCCGTCTGGGTCGAAGGCCTTCTCGGCTCCGAACAGGGGGCGTACTCGCCGCTGACGCTTGGGGCGGGCCTGGCAGCCACTGCGTTGCTCACTCCGTGGAGCATGCTCATTCAGCGCTGGCTCTACGGTGTGCCGGGCCCGTCGCTCCACTCCGTCGTCTCCCGTTTTCGGTTCGACCTCTTCGGGCGCGCGCTGATCGCGATCGTGCCCTTGTTCGTCATCGCCATCGGCATCACCGAGTACCTGGATCCACGGCCGACCGTCTCGTGGTCGCACGCAGACATCGTCGGACTCTTCGTGGTGGTCGTGCTGCTGGTGCCCTTGCAGTCAGCCGGCGAGGAGTACGGCCTACGTGGGTTGGTCTTCCGTATCGCCGGAAGCTGGGTGCACGGTCGGTGGACGTCTCTCATCCTGGGAACCATCGTCTCCAGCGCGATTTTCGCGGTGATCCACGTCGCCGCTGACCCGTGGTGGAACGTGTTCTACCTCGTGTTCTCCATCACAGCTTCCTTCATGACGTGGCGCACCGGGGGGGTCGAGTACGCGGTCGTCATGCACGCCGTCTACAACGTCCTGACCTTTACGTACTGGTTCATCGTGAACGCTGACCTCGCCGACAGGTTCGACCGCTCGGCGAGTACTGTCACCGCGCCCTTGATCGTCCCCAGCGCGCTCGCCATGATCGCCATCGCCGTCATGGTGTGGATCCGCACCCGGCGCACTGGCCCCGCCAAGACCCCGGCCACGTCCTCGGAGGTGCCTGAGGTCACCCTGAAATCCTGACGATGTGCACCTGAACGCCGCCTCAGCAGGGCCCCGGTGCATGTCGTGGAATCCACGTCGAGCACCGGGGCCTCGTGCGAGCTTCCACGCTCACTGCACACGGCTCCCTGCTCACCAGCGGCGGGTCCTTCACCGAACGAGGCGGGTCGACCACATCGAGGCCAGCCCGTGCTCGGCCGACTGTCGGCAGCGATCATCGAACAACGTCTCCATCGCCATCGCGCGGCCGCACTGGGTGCCCGCTGAGGAGGGAGATCCGGTTGAACGCGTTGATCGCGACCGCCACCCATTCCGCTGCCGCGAACCCGGCTATCTGGAACCGACCGCGGTGTCCTTCAGCGTGGCCGTCTCTGCCGGGATTGTCGGATCAGTGAACTGCGGGGCTCCCGAATGTTCGCCGTTCTCGTCGAGCGGCGTCCACGACTCGTACGTCGTGTGCTCAAGGGGCAGCGGCTTGCCGGGAGCCACGATCGTGTGCGCGGGCCGATCCTCACCGAGCAGGAAGTCCACCACCGGCTGGTCGACTTCCTCCGTGCCATAGGGGAAGACGCCGTGAATACTCTCGTTGTCGACGACGATCAGACTCGTGTTCGGCAACCCGGTCCCAGCTGCCCAGCCCTGCTCGTACGGCGTCATCGAATCAAGCTCACTTTGCAGCACGATGCTCTCCGGGAAGCTGTCGTCCAGCGGCGGCATCTTCGAGTCGGTCGGCCAGAACGCGCACGTAGGTGTGATGAGCAGGCCGAACTGTGCCGACAACGGCGCGGTCTCGGCGGTCTTCTCGTGGAATTCGTCCCAGAACTCCAGCCCCTGCGTCCACTGGCCGTCCGTACAGGCGGTGAACTCGATGACGTAGTCGTGCGTCGCTCGGATCGTCTCGCCCGGCTCGGTCGGGGGAGGCGCTGAAAGCTGCGCGAGCCGCTCGTCCGCAATCACCCGCAGGGCGTCGGGCAACTCCGTTCCGTTGACGATGCGAGTAGCAAGCTCCACCGGGTCAGCCGCCTCATCTGCCGCCTCGGCCTGGTTGATGATGCTCGCGACCAGACTTCCTGCCGCGGGATACAGCACCGGGCCGGAGAAGGCAGCCGGGCCGTTCACCACGTTCCAGGCATACTGCGCAGCCAGCGAGGTAGCCGGGCTCTTGGTGGCGGCAAAGTACCGCTCCCAGATCTCCTCCGGGTCCGTACCCAGCCCGACCGTTGCGTCATTCCGAGCGATCCAGTTCATCATGTGCAGACGGAACTGCCGGTCACGAGCGTCGTGCGCCGCGTCGTAGTTGTGCTGGATCGATTCCCGCGTGGAGTCGGTCGACGAGTCCAGAATCATCCGCTCGATGTTGTCGAAGAAGAGGCTGCCGTACCAGGTCCCGAGCCACGTGCCGTAGGAGTAGCCCACGTAGGTCACCGTCTTGAGCCCAAGGAGGTGACGAATGAAGTCCATGTCGTAGGCAGCCTGCTCGGTGGTCATTGTCGCCACGTCCGGGTGGTTCGAGCAGGCCTCACCGATTGCCCGCGCGGCGGCCGATGGTCCGCCGGCTGGGTCGTACTCGTACTCACACTCCGCCCGGCTCGACTGTCCGAGGCCACGCTGATCGAAGCTGACGTAGTTCGTCGTCGGCCGGAGTTCCGGAGTGTAGAGCTGCACCGCGGTGCTGAACGAGAGGCCAGAACTGTACGGCCCACCAGGGTGGGCCATGATCGTGGTGCTGTAGTTCGGGTCCGTGGGTTCGATGTTGCGAGCGTGAGAGATGCGCACGTCCCACGTGAGCTCTGGATCAGGATCTGTCCAGTCGCGTGGCACCTCGATCGTCGCGCACTCGACATTGGACACATCCGCACCAGGGATTGGCGGCCCGTCGTCGTTGAACTCACACGCTTCCCAGACCACTTCCTGGTCAGCGAGCGCTCCTGCCAAGAAAGCCACGTTCGGGGTCTCCCGGTCCTGCGAACCAGGAGTGCCTCCGCCAGTCGAATCGGTCCCCGACGCAATCACGAGTGTCGCTGCGACGGAAACGGCCACAACCGAGAGAGTGGCGCTGATGACCACGCCTTTTCTTCTCCGCCGACGCCTGAGGTCGGATGAACTGGGCTCGAGATCATACATCTGCCTTCTCCGCTCTTCGCAGTCTGCAATGCTGCAGCGGCCGGCGGGCGCGAAGCCTGCGGCTACGAAGAAGTCGACTCTCTGTTCCCACCACAAGGTCAAACAGTGATCAGATCGGTCAGATCGAGGTGTCGGCGGCGCAACGCCCGCAGCTCCCCGTTGCGCAGGCCGGTCGTCACCGCGGGCAGCAGTTCGGTCAGGTTCGCGTCGGCTATCTGCAGGCGCGGGTCCCGTTGGTCGACGGCCGCAGCTTCTTGTTCGCCACCGACCGCTCGGCCCACTCCGCCAGCGTAATCGCCCACTGCTCCGCCAGCCGCGCCTCGCTTCGGCGGCTTCGACTCGCCCCGGACTTCGAGACACCCGCACACGACCCGGAAACACCCCACCACCTGCGGGACCATCCCCGATCACGTGGGACTTCAGGGGGACTTCGAGCGGCCCCAAAAGGCCACCCGAGTCCACTCCTGTCCCACGTACCCACCAGAGAACCAGCAGGCCAGACGACATTTCCCCAGTTCAGGAACCTACGGCCCGACCCCACCACCTCTCAGACGTTGGGCTGTGCGAACCGGTCCTGACCTGCTGAGTCGTTCCGCCGCGTGGGGCGTTGGGACTACAGTGGGACTTGGGACCGGCTGGGATCTCGAAGGCGTAGGCGACCCGGGAGTGGTCGTCGATGACGGTGTGTACGTAGGCCCGCCCGACCAGCGGGGCGCGTGTGCGGCTACGCGGGGCGCCGGTGCGGTCGACCGTTGCTGCCCGGTTGCGGTCGCCCTGCTGCTTGCCGACGTAGCGCCAGCCGCCACCGTCGGGGATGTTGCCGAACTTGGTCACGTCCACATGAATCAGGGAGCCGGGCTCGTCGTGCTCGTAGCGGCGCAGCGGCTCACCGGTGACCCGGTCGATACGCCACAGGTGGTTGATCCGGCAACGCACCAGAACGGCATGCACGGTCGAGGCCGGCAAGCCCACCCGTCCTGCGATCTGCACCGGTCCGAGCCGGTGCCTCCAGCGCAGCCGCACGATGGCCCTGACCAGGTGCGCCGGGGTCCGGGTCGGGCTGTGACGCGGGCGGGAGCTACGGTCGGCCATCCCGGCCACGCCCTCGCTGCGGTACCGATCAGCCCACTTCTTGGCGGTACGCGGCGAGACCATGAACATCTTCGCGGCAGACGAACAGGACCAGCCCGACTCCACGACCAGACGCGCCAGGCGCAGCCGTGTCTTCGGGGTCAGCAGGGCATTAGCGTGGGACACGAAGGCCTCCGGTATTCGTGAAGCGGTTCCTCGACAGCTCCACTTCACAACCGGAGGCCTTCCTCATCCAGTAACCCGAGCCCGTGTCGCCATCACAGGATCAGAACAACCTCCCTGGACATCACACCTAGCTGGTCGGCACGACCCATCCGAGCCGGTTTCCGATCGTTACCACTGACGTGGAGAGAATAACCGGGCTGCACTTGCGGTCGAACGGCCCGTCGCCGCCCGGTACACCTCGACAGTTACCGCTCGACTCGGAGGCGGGTCCTGCTGAGATGATGCCGACGGCCAGGCGCTGTGTGCCCGACCCAGATGTGACGATCTCGTAGCCGGCCCCGCCGCTGTCACCGTTGCCGGCTGCCGGGAGGTCAGCTTCCTGCTCGGTCCGGAATCCGGTGACCGAGGTCAGATCGCCACCCAGGTTGTACACCACGCCACGGGCCGTGACGATGTTGCCGCACAGCGTCCCGCTGTAGGAGCCTGAGTAGCAGATCTCCTGCCCGATGTATGGCGTGCGCTGACCGTGGACCTGCGCGTAGCTGGTCGAGTCCCACGCGCCTGTCCAGACGTAGGACTGTGACCAGCCCGAGTCGATGATCGCGCCGTCGTAGTCGGTGTTGCGCTGGATCATCGATCCGTAGGAGTAGGCATACGTACCGTCGGACGTGATCCAGGTCGAACCTGTCTCGCCGCAATGCGCGGCGGTCATCATGGCCTCACGGCTGGGGTTGTCCGAGTCGACCACGGCGAAGCCGGAGGTGCAGTCCGAGACGATGAACGGGTCCTCGAACAGGGAGATGCGCGCACCACCAAGGTGGTAGTTGAGGTCGTTCTGGCGCGAGTTGAACGGGACGACGGATGTGGTGTCGAACGTGACCGGCACCTCGACGCCACTCGCCAGCGCCGTGCGCGCGACCGAGACATCCGGACGCAGCGAGACCTGAAGCGCTGACGCGTCAGGCTCCGGCACCACCGAGGCGACAGCTGGGTCAGACATGAGCGTCTTGGCGGCATCGCGGACCTTGCCAGGCGAGTAGGAGGTCTGCTTGATCTTGACCGGCACGTCCTTCGCGTCGTGGATCAGTGCGCGCAGGTCGCTGGGTACGGTGCCATGCCAGTGGACGATGAGCGCGGACCGATCGCGAAGAACCTCGGCGGAGGCGAACCGGGGGTGGCTGGCATATCGCTCGGTGATCGTGGAGGCGAGCTCGCTCATCTCCTCGGTCACCGCCGGGAGCGTCAAGTCTTCTACGCCCGGGCCGGCTGCAGTGGATGCCTCCTCCGGCGTCAGCTCTGATGGGGCGATGCTGCTCGGGGCGAGTGTGAGCGGGTCACGCCCATCCGCCGCTGCGGCCACACCCCCGACAGCGAGGAGC encodes:
- a CDS encoding CPBP family intramembrane glutamic endopeptidase, with the protein product MLAGEKRRIGRGVLAIVLLVGGLFTAIQLAYLLAVWVEGLLGSEQGAYSPLTLGAGLAATALLTPWSMLIQRWLYGVPGPSLHSVVSRFRFDLFGRALIAIVPLFVIAIGITEYLDPRPTVSWSHADIVGLFVVVVLLVPLQSAGEEYGLRGLVFRIAGSWVHGRWTSLILGTIVSSAIFAVIHVAADPWWNVFYLVFSITASFMTWRTGGVEYAVVMHAVYNVLTFTYWFIVNADLADRFDRSASTVTAPLIVPSALAMIAIAVMVWIRTRRTGPAKTPATSSEVPEVTLKS
- a CDS encoding alpha/beta fold hydrolase → MVISATLSVVAVSVAATLVIASGTDSTGGGTPGSQDRETPNVAFLAGALADQEVVWEACEFNDDGPPIPGADVSNVECATIEVPRDWTDPDPELTWDVRISHARNIEPTDPNYSTTIMAHPGGPYSSGLSFSTAVQLYTPELRPTTNYVSFDQRGLGQSSRAECEYEYDPAGGPSAAARAIGEACSNHPDVATMTTEQAAYDMDFIRHLLGLKTVTYVGYSYGTWLGTWYGSLFFDNIERMILDSSTDSTRESIQHNYDAAHDARDRQFRLHMMNWIARNDATVGLGTDPEEIWERYFAATKSPATSLAAQYAWNVVNGPAAFSGPVLYPAAGSLVASIINQAEAADEAADPVELATRIVNGTELPDALRVIADERLAQLSAPPPTEPGETIRATHDYVIEFTACTDGQWTQGLEFWDEFHEKTAETAPLSAQFGLLITPTCAFWPTDSKMPPLDDSFPESIVLQSELDSMTPYEQGWAAGTGLPNTSLIVVDNESIHGVFPYGTEEVDQPVVDFLLGEDRPAHTIVAPGKPLPLEHTTYESWTPLDENGEHSGAPQFTDPTIPAETATLKDTAVGSR